The following nucleotide sequence is from Pogoniulus pusillus isolate bPogPus1 chromosome 41, bPogPus1.pri, whole genome shotgun sequence.
CCAGCCGCGGTCTGGCCGAGTGAATCACGGCCGCCCCGGGGGCCGCCGGCCGCCCGCGCTCCGACCCACTGCCCCGGCCCACCCCTAGGCAGCCACCTTGGGCCCGCAGCCAGCGCTGGGTGCTGAGGAGAGAGGCCAAGGGAGGAGAAATCGCCCCCTGCGGCTGGAGctgggaccaggctgcccacctgCACTGCCCCCACCGCTGTCCCCGTcgccttctccttcccttagCTCCCACCTGCAGCCAAGGATGAGGTGGGACTGAGGGTGGCTGCGTTGGGAGAGCCCCTGAGGAGGGGGTGACACTTATCCTGGCAAAGGCATCAGCAGAAGTGGGCTTGAGGCTTTGCTGGGGTTCAGGGAGACAGTAGGTTTGGGAGGAGATGAGAGCTGATCCCCACTGGTGTCACCTACTCGTGTGCAGAATGTCACCCCGGGTGGCTTGGGGACATTTGCCCTCCCTGACCCATGGCAACATCTGGATCCAATGCTGTGGAATGGGACAGGATGGGTGGACAAAGGCAGCCCTGCCGTGCCTGTGGTCCCTGACGGTTGGCAGTGGCGGTGTGGCGGCAGGAtgcgggcagcagcagcggcagggggggctggagaTGACAgagtcactgccctgctctctgAGTCAGCGCGTTGGGCAGCGGGCACGGGCGGGCAGAGGGCAGATGCAGTCAGTGGTCAGATGTGGTCAGCGGGCACAAGTGGTCGGTGGTCAGATGTGGTCGGGTCAGTGAACAGATGTGGTCAGCAGGCAGATGTGGTCAGCACTGCCCTTTGACAGCGACCTTTAAagggctgctccctcctgcccacGAGCCGCTGCACGCACGGGCACCAGCCAGGCTCTTGCCGCAGGATCCAGCCCGGCAACCCCTCCGGCCCCCAGACCAGGCTGTGGCGTCAGCATGGGGGTCCCCTGGGGCTGGCATGGACCGACTGTCCTCAGTCCCCCACTGTGGTTCTGTTCCCAGGGCCTCTTTGCCCTGTTGTGGTGCAGAATCCGGCCATGGGGCCCaacttccccacccccccctccccccagttccctgctctgcctcgggGGCATGCAAATCCCTTTGGATGGATCCAAGACTCCAGGGTGGCCCTGGTGACATCCCCACACCCAGGCTGAGCATCGTGGCTCTGGTTTCCCACCACTCATCACCTTCCCACCAGCTTTCCATCCTGTGTCATGGGGCTGGGCCCGGCACATCTTACCCTGAATTAATCTCCTTACCCCATTTCCCAGCCGGAGCCTGCTCCATAAAGTCCTTGGACGGAGACAGCCTCTGGCTCAAGGGCCAGGgtgtaaaaaacaaacaacaacaacaacaaaaaaccccaagccccCAGAAAAAGCAAGAGGAGAAggcgcagcagagctgcctctgactgCCTGCATCCTTTTAAAGTGACCTgagggaaaaataaagaggCTAGAAATGCAAAGAATCCAGCAGTCAGTTTGCTTTCTATTCCTCTCAGTCACATTTCCACATCTCTGGGTAATTTATAACCCACTTAACCCCTTCCCTGCcacccctctgccccctccttggcACAACCCCTCTGCTCAAGAGCATCCTCGCAGCGCTGCCTCCACCTTCCCACCTCTGTTTGCTTTGGGAAGCACAAAAAGTCCCCAGAGGGAGTTTATGACTCTCTAGAgtggtggtggggggagggaaTGCAGCTGGTGTGGAGGGGATGCTGGAGCACCAGGGATGGGCTTTGTGGGGTGAGGGTGTGGGGTGATGGGTTCCCTTGCCATGGAGTAGTGGTGGAGATGCTCTAGGCAGCGTGGGAGGAGGTTTGGTGAGAGGCTCCGACAGAAAAAATGTGGGTCAGGAGAGAGCAACGCAAAAGGCATCGAGTGTTTGGAAGGGGGAGGGCAGTAAATATTTGCCAACTTGGAGAGCACTGCCTGGGAAAGGGGATTGCTGCTAAAAGAGGAGTGGGGGGAGCatgggctggtgccaggcacGCTGTGGGCAGGTGCGGTGGGAGCCTTGGCCGCTGGACGTGGCATTCCCAGCTCTCCATCCGGTGGGTTTGGGTCCACCTGGGATGTGGGGCTCTGGCTCCGTCCCTCCAGCTGATGGAAACCTCACCTGTGAGCGGTACTGGGACTCGCGGTGACAGCCCCAGGCCATCCCATCTGCTTGGCCATCAGTCACTGGTGCCAGACGTGAGGccgaggggctggaggggctccaggagggggaaggggcagcGGAGTCGACCTGGCAGCGCCGCCGGCCCGGGCTGAGCACGGCCCTGGTTTGATTAACAAGATGAATAAACTGGCGGAGAGCAGCGGGGTGAGGAGGGGCCCCGCTCCCGGGggggcacagggctgtgctctcccAGCCCTACCCACAGGTCTcagccacccccacccctgtcCTCCTAGCCCATGGCATGGAGCACCCCTCGACCTGAGCTGGGACCGGCAACCCCCCGCTCTGTTTCTCCGTGCCGGGGTCCTGCCATGTGTTCCCCATTAGGGCCGGAGGTTAGCGaagcccccagccctcctcctcctcctccttcttctcctcctccttctccttctcattctcctcctcctcctcctcctctcccccccggGCCGGCTTTGGGGTGCTGCCATAAATAAGGCCGATGGGAGGGCAGCGAGCACAGGGCCAAGCCTGCGCCTTTTATGTCTTCGAAACCCTGGGAAATCAAAGCTGTAAATCTGGGGTGTCAGGGAGAGCCCCGTGCCCGGCCGGGCGGGGCCCCAcggagctgggggggagggtgCCATGCACCCGGCACCTTGGGGAGGCTCCAAAGGCCGGGGAGGGTGGCACGGCTGGGTTCAATGCTGACTGGGGACAAGAAGCTTTTCTCCCCTCCTGGGGTGCTGGTCCCGGGGGGCAGCGAGGCTCTGGTGTTACTGCTTGCTGGTGCTCAccggtgcccagtgccagggcagctccgTCATTCTGTGACCCATCTCTGCCACCAGTGACAATGGTGTCCCCCCCCCGATCCCCACCCCTTTGTTTTGCTGGTGTCACTGTCCCCCACTTCTGctgttccctgctccctctTTGTCCCCCAGTTCTGCTGTGCCTCTTTGATCCCTACGTACTCTTTGGTCCCCCAGTGcccctccccacagcccttGCTCCCCCTACACCTTCTGCTCCCTGTGTGTTCCCCAGTCCCACGGACATGCCCGGTGCCTGCCCCCCAAGTCCTCCTGCATCCCGGGTACCCTGGCATCCCTCAGTGCCTAGGCACCTCCTGGTGCCCAGGACCCCACCCTCCTGCATCCCCCAGTCCATGAGCATCTCCCAGTCCCCAGGACTCCCCAGTCCTCCAGCATCCCGGGGGTATCCCCGCATCCCCCCTCGCCCGAGCATCCCGCGATGCCCGCACCCCCGGTGCCCGCACATCCCGATCCCTCCCTCATCCCCGCTCCCCGCTGCCAGTGCCGGTGCCGCTGGACCTGCGCAGGCTGCGGCGGCTCCCCCCGCCCCCGGCTGCCCCCGCCCGGCGCACGGCGCGTCACGGCGGGGCTGGCGGGGCCGGCGGGCGCTGGGTTCGCTCCGTTCCGCGCCGCTCCGCGCCCGCCATGGCGGCCCGTGGCTCCCGGGCCCTGCTCGCCCTCGGCCTGGTCCTGGCCctcgccgccgctgccgccgtcGCCGTCACCGCCGCCCCCGACCCCTTCTCGCCGCAGCTCGGAGACACCGCCGGGTGCCGCGGGCAGTGCGGCCGCAGCCTGCCGCGCCGGGCCGCCGCCGTGAGTCCGAGGGGCATCGGGTACCCGGGGGCATTGCGGGGACCGGGAGCATGGGGAGAGCATCAGCAGCATCGGGGGTATCGGGAGCGCTGCCGGGACCAGGGGCACCAGGAGCAACAGGGGGGGCTGGGAGCAACAGGGGGGATCTGGGAGCTTCAACAGCATTGAGAGCACTGGGAGctctgggggcactgggggcattGGCGGCTCCAGCTTGCCCTGCATGGGCACCACTGCCACACAGTCCCACACTGGACCACCCCTGTGGAAAGCACGGTGTGCGGGGGGGGTACTGGGAACACCATGGGGGTCACTGGAGGAGCCTCAatgtctgctcctctgcagctttggAGTGCCCCGGTAAGGACATGCAGCATTTGGGGTGCCCGCAGTGGTTTTGCCCATGCCATCTTTGGGGTGCTCTCAGTGATGGCAGCTGCCCCAGGTTTAGGAAGCCACTAAGTGAGGCCTTACTGGGCACGTAGCAGGGACCTATCCCcgctctgccctcctgcccccacccccagtgGCGTGGCAGAGCCATGCCCAGCTGTGGTGGCACAGGGGGCTGAGGGAGAAGGGTGGGCACTGACACCGTGCTGGTGAGGGGGACCAGCcccaagccctggcagcagggaccaggaTGGAGCCGAGTGCTGGTCATTTGGCACGGGGTGCCACGGAAAGGCCTGGATCAGTGCCtgtagagctgtgctgtgccaggggccACGCGGTGGCACCCGGGACTGTCGCCGAGCCCCCGCGGTGGCGGGGCCGTATCTAGGCCATCGCCTTGGCAGGAGCCTCCACTGCCAGGGGGGATGGAGATGTTTTCCCATCCGGgctccagctgcttcctgacagcacccagctctgcccacgctCCCCGCGGGCACACAGAccccacacagacacacacagtgaCCTCTGTATAGGCTCAGTGTGTCCCCCGCAGCCCCCACAGTGTgttcccagccccctccccctctccccccccccccccgcacagCCACCACTGCGGCCCCTGCTTCCTGGAGCCCACGCTGGTGCCAAACACTCTAAGCAGAGATGTGGGCACCTGCCACGGCCTCCATGGGAACGAGGCCATGTGTTAACCCCTCCACTGGCTGCAAAATGGgggggcacaggcagctcttCCTCCCCTGGGATGCCAGTCCCCCACGTACAGGATGCCAGTCCGGGCTGTGGTCCTGTAGGAGAGTGGTGGTGTCCAGCTCTCCCCGCATCGGGTGCAGAGGGGCCACGGCTGGCTCCTGGTGCCAGCTCGGggctgccctcctcctcctcctcgctgcAGGATGCAGTTCTCAACGCCTGTTACCGGGGCTGccggctgctctccatctgccacttcgtGGATGCGAGCGCCGAGCTCAACACAACCAGAGCTGAGTGTGAGGCAGGTGAGGAGCCAGCGGCCGAGGGCCCTCCCTACCCCCTAAATACCATCTCGGGAAtgaggggggcgggggggatgTCCCCACACTCCGTGGTGCTTTCCACCCTCACCAGcactctgcctctgctcagcgCCACGTGGTGCCCCATGGCTGCATCctgaccctgctgccagccaagcaGCACCCACTGGGTGTAAACTGGGGGTGTGGCTGAGCCCCCCCCTAAGCCTGTGTCACCCTCTCACCTGGCAGCATGTGCTGAAGcctacagccaggcagaggagcagtttGGCTGCATGACTGGATGCCGTGAGCAGCTGCCcgagctggagagcaggaaggagaaGGTATGGGGTctctatccatccatccctccctgcaTCTCTCCCCACACCCCTTCATCCATCTCTTTCCCCATCCCTCCATGCATCTCTCCCCACACCCCTTCATCCATCTCTTTccccatccctccatccatctctcccccatccctccatccatctctcccccatccctccatccatctctccccacatccctccatccatctcTCCCCACATCCCTCCATCCATCTTTCCCCCATCCCTCCATCAATCTCTCCCctcatccctccatccatctcTCCCCACATCCCTTCATCCATCTCTCccccatccctccatccatctcTCCCCACATCCCTTCATCCATCTCTCCccccatccctccatccatctcTCCCCCCATTCCTCCAtccatctctccctccctccgtccatccctccctgcctccctcctgcagggctgggccatGCAGGCTGATGGCACCGAGCTCCCCGGGTGCAAGGTTCCGCCGGGCAGTGCCTGCAGACCCCCCCCAGTTATCTGTTACCCTGCCCAGCAATTAGCATCGTCCCTGTGACGTTTAATTAATTCAGATTCTGCCCAATTAATTAAATTCGTCTTCAGCCCAAGGTGGAGGCTTTTTGGCTTCGCCTGGGTGTGGACAAGGGTGAGTTTGTGCTACAGAAAGCTGCGACCCTTGGAAAGCCACTTTGGAGCCTTCCCTATCTGATCTCATTTCCCAGCCCCTCTGCGAGGTCAAGGATGAGCATCGGGAAGCATGAgctgccggggggggggggacgacGGCACTGTCACCCCCTTCACCCACCCGAAGCGTTTTTCCTTCGGGttcccaggcaggcaggcaggcagagcagatttagcACAATAATTAGACCCAGAATCTGACCCATTTATTTCCTGTTTGCTGGGCTGGCCGTGCGAGGGGCTGTCGGAAAATGTTGGGAGCcactggcagggagcagccaagcGGATTCCAGCAGGGAtgctttaaaaataacaaaCGGCCGCGACGGCCAAAAAATCCAGGGCACGgagaggctgccaggggagcaACGCCCTCGGCAGCGCCGCCGCTCCGCTCCCGGGGTTTAAAGAGCTGCTTGGGAGCACGGAGCTGCCACGCAGGGGGCTCTGGGTGGTAGAGCTGGGGCTGGACGGTGGCCCTGAGAACTACAGCCCTCCTCTTGGGCACTCCCCCAGGGCTGGaccacagctcctgcacacctccatccctgggaaAAGACTGAGCCCCGAATTGGAGTGCCTGGCTCCGTGTCCTGTCCGGGCTGTTGTCTCTGGGGGTGGCTGGTGCGGGGCTGGTGGTgacctcctgtccctctgcagagcctggagctgcaggagccatCGTTCTCCATGTTCGATTTGGTGTCCACCTTCTGCAACGACATTgtcagctctgcccagagcttCATCTCCTCCACTTGGACCTTCTACCTGCAGGCAGACGATGGCAAAGTTGTGGTGTTCCAGGTGGGGGTGTCCCATGTCCCCTTTCTGCTGAGACTGGTGAGAGGGATGGGGACCCCCTCGCTCACCTCTgtctccctctttccctgctAACCCACCAGTCCCAGCCCCAGATGGAGTATGCAGTACCCGAGGCTCCAGAGACCCAGCCGGCGTGGGCAGCACCGGGGTCCAACCCCCGTGCCCTCCAGCCCCACACAGGTGCAggagggtctgggctgatggGGGTTGGAGGCACTCTGTGGGCTTTGGAACCCTCCTGGCTCTCATCTGACTTCTCCGTTCTCGGGTCTGATCAGTGTCCCACACCCAcagagggggcagggggtgggaggaGTCCAGACTCGGGACCCACTCCAAGAAGCTGTGGGATTCTCTGTGCTCCCCAGCGAGTCCTCGGTGGGAGAGGgccccctcaccagcacccCTGCACCCAACCAGGTGCTGACAAAGAGGCAAGTGGGGTAGGCATGCCcaagctgtgtgcccaggctcagcatcacctccctcCTGCCAGGTCCccgggggaagggggagaagccCCCCAAGAAGGAGCCGCGGGGCAAAGCCAAGGCTCAGCATGCAGACCCCCCCCCCGCCGGAGCACgacttcctgggctgcatggCCAAGTAGGTGCAGAGAGGCTGCGTGAGGGCCTGGGGGCACCTCccctcccaacccccaccccgtGCCCTGCCATAAACTGGTGTCTTCCTCTggcgggggctgggggtgtgttaCAGGCGCTCAGGCCTGCCTCGCTGGATCCTGGCCGCCTGCCTCTTCCTCTCCATCGTGGTGATGctgtggctgagctgtgccagcctggtgaCTGCCCCCGAGCAGCACGTCAAGACCCAGGTATGGGGTGAGCTGTGCTCAGCGCAGCCCGGAGTGGGGAGAGTCCCGGAGGGGTCTCTGACAGCCTGGGGGTCCCTGTCATGGCTGGGTGAGCCTTGTCGGGCTGAGATGTGGCCACATAGTCTTTGTGGTCCTCAGCCACCGTGCTGGGCTCACTGCAATGTCCCTGCTGTGTGGTACATCCGCAGCCAGCCCCATGTTGtcccaggctggggacaaagaggtcctgtcctctgctcttgggctgcacaggtccctctgcctctcttccagcctctcagcatcaacGGGGACAAGGAGTACCTGGAGGACCTGGATGGCTCCGGCCCCTTCCCCCTGCCGCCCGTCATTGCTGTCACCCTGTGCCCCGCGCACGGCAGCGAGGACGCAGGACCTCTGCCCCTCAAAGTCGACCTGGACAAGACCATCCTGTAGTGTTCCCACCccttcccaccacctccctgccacctccttgtCACCATCCCCATGGCAGCAACCTCGGTCCTGCTCCACTGCCCCACGTCCCCAGCTCATGGAGGGACATCTCTGGCTCTGGAGTGGTGGGGACCAGGGGTGCAATGCGGCTCCCCGGGGATGGGCACtgtggaggaggctcccaggagccgggcagcagctttgcctccTCAGCTGTTTGCTGGGACCCTGGTTTCCAGCACTCGAGAGCCAAGAGAGGAGCTGCCAGAGTGGGAAGCTGGGGGGAGCCCATTCCCGGTCTGTCTGCTCCCGACCGCAGCCCCCCGGGGCCTCGCAGCCCTCCGGGCATGGGTCCAGCGCTGGGCAGGAGGGAGCCGGCTGCGGTGGGGGATGGAGAATGTCTGCAGAGTTCTGGGCTTTGGCTCGGCACATCCCCGGCCTCCCACCTTGGGCTGAGCCTCCAAGGCGCCGGCTCCGGCCCTGGGAGCTGCCTTCAGCCGCCGGAGCCGATTGCCTCGGGGAGCCGAAACGTGGCGAATGGATTTGGCGTTGGCAGCCGGAGTGAGGAGCAGATCTCGCTGCCTCCATGCCCACACGAGGACCCAGCCGGCCTTTCCGGAGTCGTGGAGGGGCCCTGGGATggttcctccctctccctgctccctgatGCCCTTGGGGTGGCTGGCACCGATGCCGATGGGATGGAGCAGGGGACGAGGCGGCGGTTCcctgccttgtgctgctgctgcagtgtgttcAAGCTTGGGCaggaggtgggagctgctgggacacctccaccctgggctctgcttctctgcctgaTGCCGGCAGCAGCTCGGCTTGAGGGGCTGTAGCTGATGGCAGGACTTGGCAGCACCCAGCCTACGGGTCTTTAGGATGCCAGCGGTGCCCTGGGAGCAGGGGCCAGGCCTGGGGTCTCCCAGCCAAGACCCCCTCAtctgtccccagcacagcccctcgGCATGGAggtgtcccctccctccccctgctccctgtggctccgctgccgccgccgggcTCGGTGTGAGCCAGGGCAGCTCCTCACAT
It contains:
- the TMEM59L gene encoding LOW QUALITY PROTEIN: transmembrane protein 59-like (The sequence of the model RefSeq protein was modified relative to this genomic sequence to represent the inferred CDS: deleted 1 base in 1 codon), which produces MAARGSRALLALGLVLALAAAAAVAVTAAPDPFSPQLGDTAGCRGQCGRSLPRRAAADAVLNACYRGCRLLSICHFVDASAELNTTRAECEAACAEAYSQAEEQFGCMTGCREQLPELESRKEKSLELQEPSFSMFDLVSTFCNDIVSSAQSFISSTWTFYLQADDGKVVVFQSQPQMEYAVPEAPETQPAWAAPGSNPRALQPHTGPRGKGEKPPKKEPRGKAKAQHADPPPPEHDFLGCMAKRSGLPRWILAACLFLSIVVMLWLSCASLVTAPEQHVKTQPLSINGDKEYLEDLDGSGPFPLPPVIAVTLCPAHGSEDAGPLPLKVDLDKTIL